The Kordia sp. SMS9 genome window below encodes:
- a CDS encoding N-6 DNA methylase, giving the protein MKQSYDEFSKIMNGMARKFELSKVFNDLLTMSICSFHHTNIQSRFQKKDEANEVLYMNTIKPYERETLNEFAKAIGILQLNAVQNPYSDTLGEFFMQDITKGRNGQYFTPEPICDMMAHMQINNRKDEFNKRVLDPACGSGRMLLSAAKINPKNYFFGADNSNTCAKMATLNFFMNGLRGEVAWMNSLSMEFYGGWHINTNGIEIVPIDAEQSHIWSAPPMREEIDLESKELGDTEFSGEQLTFF; this is encoded by the coding sequence ATGAAACAATCCTATGATGAGTTTTCTAAAATAATGAATGGCATGGCACGAAAATTTGAGCTTTCCAAAGTCTTCAATGATCTACTCACCATGTCCATTTGCAGCTTTCACCACACCAATATTCAAAGCCGGTTCCAAAAAAAAGATGAAGCAAACGAAGTATTGTATATGAATACAATCAAACCTTATGAACGTGAAACATTAAATGAGTTCGCAAAAGCAATAGGCATTCTACAGCTCAATGCAGTACAAAATCCTTACAGTGACACTCTAGGTGAATTCTTTATGCAAGACATCACCAAAGGACGAAACGGACAATATTTTACGCCAGAACCCATATGCGACATGATGGCGCATATGCAAATCAACAATCGTAAGGATGAATTCAATAAGCGCGTTCTTGATCCTGCATGTGGTTCCGGGCGTATGCTTTTAAGCGCTGCGAAGATCAATCCAAAAAATTACTTTTTTGGAGCAGACAACTCAAATACATGTGCAAAAATGGCAACGCTGAATTTCTTTATGAATGGTCTACGCGGCGAAGTCGCATGGATGAATAGCCTCTCCATGGAATTTTACGGCGGCTGGCATATCAATACCAATGGTATCGAAATTGTACCAATTGATGCCGAGCAGTCTCATATTTGGTCTGCTCCTCCTATGCGGGAAGAAATTGATCTTGAATCGAAAGAGCTAGGTGATACAGAATTTTCTGGTGAGCAGCTCACATTTTTTTGA
- a CDS encoding AbrB/MazE/SpoVT family DNA-binding domain-containing protein, translating to MLTQIKRIGNSKGIIIPAKLLKQFGIKDQVYLDVEGESIIISKAGIPRNNWVKAFETVGINNQDTVLADFINEFDTDDWTW from the coding sequence ATGCTTACGCAAATAAAGAGAATTGGTAATTCAAAAGGTATTATCATACCTGCTAAGTTGCTAAAGCAGTTTGGTATTAAAGACCAAGTGTATCTGGATGTTGAAGGTGAAAGCATCATTATTTCTAAAGCAGGTATTCCACGCAATAACTGGGTCAAAGCCTTTGAAACAGTAGGAATTAATAATCAGGATACAGTTTTAGCCGATTTCATCAATGAATTTGATACGGACGACTGGACATGGTAA
- a CDS encoding tyrosine-type recombinase/integrase — protein sequence MYKSTMSLHDHNGQRKYLNQSERLRFLECTKTRPVHVRLFCQLLFYTGARIAEIHNLRESNLDFSNKTVVLETLKRRKRGIYREIPLPDFLLNDLQHYIKFNNKNPQNLWLFSLRSASRYVKTVMCEAGILGARACARGLRHGFAVRAADKAPITTVSKWLGHSRLETTAIYLNVVGSEEREIAKRVWEVELGEYANVICQ from the coding sequence ATGTACAAATCTACTATGTCTCTGCACGACCATAACGGTCAGCGAAAATATCTAAATCAAAGTGAGCGTTTACGCTTTTTGGAATGCACTAAAACACGCCCAGTTCATGTGCGTTTGTTTTGTCAGTTGCTTTTTTATACGGGCGCACGTATCGCTGAAATTCATAATTTACGTGAAAGTAACCTTGATTTTTCCAACAAGACTGTCGTTTTAGAAACACTAAAAAGACGTAAGCGCGGTATTTATCGAGAAATTCCACTACCTGATTTTTTACTTAATGATCTGCAACATTATATAAAATTCAATAATAAAAACCCGCAAAATCTTTGGTTGTTTTCATTACGTAGCGCATCTAGGTACGTCAAAACTGTTATGTGTGAAGCGGGAATTTTGGGAGCGCGTGCATGCGCCCGTGGTCTTCGTCACGGCTTCGCTGTCAGAGCTGCTGATAAGGCTCCTATTACCACAGTGAGTAAATGGCTTGGTCATAGCCGGTTAGAGACTACTGCTATTTATCTCAATGTGGTTGGTAGTGAAGAACGTGAAATAGCGAAAAGAGTTTGGGAAGTAGAACTAGGAGAGTATGCAAATGTTATCTGTCAATGA
- a CDS encoding type II toxin-antitoxin system RelE/ParE family toxin: MKRLLLTERALDDVQDIYEYSVEQWGEVVASRYIRGFEECFSLLKSNEGLLKINRKISSRFIAYPIQRHVLICDIIDDAVCILTVRHSSMDLMVRLRKLEPTLDEEAKALFKKM; this comes from the coding sequence ATGAAAAGGCTGTTACTAACTGAAAGAGCCTTGGATGATGTTCAAGATATTTATGAGTATTCTGTTGAGCAGTGGGGTGAAGTAGTAGCATCACGCTATATTCGTGGTTTTGAAGAGTGTTTTTCATTACTGAAAAGTAATGAAGGTCTTTTAAAGATCAATAGAAAAATTTCTTCTAGGTTTATTGCTTATCCCATCCAAAGGCATGTTCTAATTTGTGACATTATAGACGATGCTGTTTGCATTCTTACTGTAAGACATTCTTCAATGGATTTAATGGTACGGTTGAGAAAACTGGAGCCGACATTGGATGAAGAAGCAAAGGCATTATTCAAAAAAATGTGA
- a CDS encoding type II toxin-antitoxin system ParD family antitoxin has product MSISLSDRLRNFIKSRVTSGEYHNESEYIRDLVRKDREKLSEEQQLLNILRCSSLSGTSEHNIPELMENVKKRLAKDGNL; this is encoded by the coding sequence ATGAGCATTTCTTTATCTGATCGTTTAAGAAACTTTATAAAAAGCCGTGTCACTTCAGGTGAATACCACAATGAAAGTGAGTATATCAGAGATTTAGTCAGGAAAGACCGTGAAAAGCTCTCAGAAGAACAGCAGCTTTTAAACATTTTAAGATGCTCAAGCCTAAGCGGCACAAGTGAGCACAACATTCCTGAATTGATGGAGAATGTTAAAAAGAGACTAGCAAAAGATGGTAACCTATAA
- a CDS encoding single-stranded DNA-binding protein, whose amino-acid sequence MSNNTQTKTTNTVNQEEQTLFADTNISMKSGRLTRDAKVIADGKFVKFSIAANKQYLGSDGEVKSNVNYFNALVSSNLSEAFEIAKDLKKGDWVYFKGEDATQAFDTPEGYRKTQTTTFAYQVTLKKEKNSDEQAPQVV is encoded by the coding sequence ATGTCAAATAACACACAAACTAAAACTACAAATACTGTCAATCAGGAAGAACAAACTCTTTTTGCAGACACCAATATATCCATGAAATCCGGACGTTTAACCCGCGATGCAAAAGTGATTGCAGATGGTAAATTCGTTAAGTTTTCTATTGCGGCAAACAAGCAATATTTAGGCAGTGATGGCGAGGTTAAGTCTAACGTCAATTACTTCAATGCGCTTGTATCTAGCAATCTATCGGAGGCTTTCGAGATAGCTAAAGACCTTAAAAAAGGCGATTGGGTTTATTTCAAAGGCGAAGATGCTACGCAAGCCTTTGACACACCAGAAGGCTACCGCAAAACACAAACCACAACCTTCGCCTATCAAGTTACCTTAAAAAAAGAAAAAAATAGCGATGAGCAAGCGCCCCAGGTTGTTTGA
- a CDS encoding type II toxin-antitoxin system RelE/ParE family toxin, whose amino-acid sequence MVTYKLSNDASQKLEEIYEYSLLNFGADKADEYYLSLHKVFELLSDQPSLGKNFTSFIVMNTAITYFSTKSLTMGF is encoded by the coding sequence ATGGTAACCTATAAATTATCTAATGATGCGTCACAAAAGCTAGAAGAAATTTATGAATACTCACTTTTAAACTTTGGAGCAGATAAAGCAGATGAATATTACTTATCCCTTCACAAAGTGTTTGAACTGCTTTCAGATCAGCCAAGTTTGGGCAAAAATTTCACGAGTTTTATCGTCATGAACACGGCTATCACGTATTTTTCTACCAAATCACTAACTATGGGGTTTTAA
- a CDS encoding type II toxin-antitoxin system PemK/MazF family toxin — MVNQFEVHLVSLDPTTGREIKKTRPCVIISPDEMNHVLSTVIIAPMTSTVRKYPTRVLSEFQDKKGSIVLDQIRTVDKKRLVKKLGIIDYNSANKTLAILQEMFS, encoded by the coding sequence ATGGTAAATCAATTTGAAGTGCATTTGGTAAGCCTTGATCCAACAACCGGTCGCGAAATTAAAAAGACACGGCCATGTGTGATTATCTCTCCGGACGAGATGAATCACGTTTTAAGCACTGTGATTATTGCCCCCATGACCAGTACAGTTCGAAAATATCCGACAAGAGTGTTGTCTGAATTTCAAGATAAAAAAGGCAGTATCGTTCTTGATCAAATCAGAACAGTTGACAAAAAACGGCTTGTGAAAAAATTAGGCATTATTGATTACAATTCAGCCAATAAAACACTAGCCATTCTTCAGGAAATGTTTTCTTAA
- a CDS encoding ArdC family protein produces MTSQKTDIHQDITDQIITLLERVDIDDYQPPFASLATQGLPENPTTGNQYQGVNILSLWFNQEVKNFTSNEWATFNQWKTAGANVRKGEKGSRIIFYKTLIHSDKNEHGKIEERKVPMLRTYTVFNANQVDNYNYTHGSLPSQIDKVRRIDLVDAFCKGTGADIRGNKNGAYYSTKKDCINMPPTASFLDTKYASATENYYATLLHELTHWTGAQDRLNRDWDDIATNQTTYAFEELIAELGAAFLCAQYGIAQTLAPDHAIYIKSWLKALRNDKTHVFKAAAQAMKATQYLNDLNVEAQSYETIL; encoded by the coding sequence ATGACATCACAAAAAACAGATATTCATCAAGATATTACCGATCAAATTATAACACTTTTAGAGCGTGTAGATATTGATGATTACCAACCACCCTTTGCCAGTCTGGCGACACAAGGATTGCCCGAAAACCCAACTACGGGAAATCAATATCAAGGCGTCAACATCTTATCGCTTTGGTTCAATCAGGAGGTTAAAAATTTCACATCCAATGAATGGGCGACCTTTAATCAATGGAAAACCGCAGGCGCAAATGTTCGTAAAGGAGAAAAAGGCTCGCGCATTATTTTTTACAAAACGCTCATACATTCAGACAAAAATGAGCACGGAAAAATCGAAGAGCGTAAAGTTCCAATGCTTAGAACATATACCGTTTTTAATGCCAATCAGGTTGATAATTACAACTACACACACGGCTCTTTACCATCACAAATTGATAAGGTTCGGCGCATAGATTTGGTGGATGCCTTTTGTAAAGGCACGGGCGCAGATATTCGTGGCAATAAAAATGGCGCATATTACAGTACAAAAAAAGACTGTATCAACATGCCGCCCACCGCATCTTTTCTTGATACAAAATACGCCAGTGCCACTGAAAATTATTATGCAACGCTACTTCACGAACTCACCCATTGGACGGGCGCACAAGATCGGCTTAATAGAGACTGGGATGATATTGCAACCAACCAAACCACCTATGCTTTTGAGGAATTGATTGCAGAACTCGGAGCAGCCTTTTTATGTGCGCAATATGGCATTGCACAAACCTTAGCACCAGATCACGCTATCTATATAAAATCTTGGCTAAAAGCCCTTAGAAACGACAAAACGCATGTTTTTAAGGCCGCTGCGCAAGCCATGAAGGCTACACAATATCTCAATGATTTAAATGTGGAGGCGCAAAGCTATGAAACAATCCTATGA